The Gemmata palustris genome includes a region encoding these proteins:
- a CDS encoding caspase family protein codes for MRFAVDGEGDHEVTCLKCGHDFVATLEADDPPAKSKKAKPGSGTKERLRAESAKPDRATKRARRDDDDEDDEDDDAPRKKKKNGGSDGGQQKLIIAGAVAGVLLLGGLGALIFALTGSNKVAKNDAPAEVKPQPTNGPGPVPNPGPNANPPKPGPGPNTNVPPGPGVNPPKKNNPQEPPLPPLPPPPKVRPTGGKLTTTTALVKAPPVPPLAPDEDPFVRAKTFKPDGPLPVPPALPKGAQRPLLTLDSGGHTGFVGKVFFDTKSDQIITVGEDKAVRFWDPTTNETVKTIRFPAGPGHEGSLLAAAMSRSGKRLAVAGEPLAKVKPGQVPIYIVAPDTGALIKRLDVGSAAVTGLSFSNDGNWLGVGCENGAIQMVNVSTGVSYPAPPISKAQVMEVKYNPNPKAKLLATLGADHFVQIWNFAATAQHKDFPIRGVTPSTLAWSSDGQTLAVGTTTGEIMLGTANGQFQKSLTPITHGGKPVRIHQLQFMPNDREIAVAGVSPGVGGWTGIVSADSGVPRVGVTAHSNVVFALDVSADGSQVVSSGGNQNETLIWKSDDAKIEHRLAGTGNGVWAIAWAKDGKSIAWGNSNKKDEGVLALESTFRLDEFGVGNPPDPSKYTQTVESDDAGVKLRTEKSVFMVQTAGRDPVLVALPDREPIYSATILPKGNAVLVGGVRNLYMVNPANLGIMGNFIGHSGNVLCVTPSPDSKYFATGSSDQTIRIWQRNREEPILSIFIAGREWIAWTPEGYYACSGQGERLIAWQIQAAGVKIPQVHPAERFRSSMYQPALLKYLIPAGNLQAAMAMAQKFDKALVQTTNVADVLPPEVALDGFTETEVKIDKGSFTVKAQATSAKHPITAMRLLVNGRPFNGAAGVKRFENAQPNTPADATWEVPLAPGTHTVAVIADSPVSKGMSKVGVVIRSGEIPKPNLYVLAMGVSDYPGKLKLRYCATDAEMLAAAFKEKSKGVFAKIEVKLLTDKDATKKGIRDGLDWMKSKMTPQDVGVVSFSGHGMRDDFNRFYLVPFDVQPDDFEGTSCLPGDEFKSRLDNMPGRLVAILDACHSGSVAEKERAPAQADTLVRDLTAEDSGVIVMCASLGREYAIESPISKAGFFTLGLVEGMSGYGDIDEDGVVYIHELDMYATARVRQLSGGSQNPTLGRPSAVRPFAIAKPENPLRAEDPKPAPAPSKPPAPSTPPASTNPSAPGTPTGPATPGSPNKPPPPFKPPVSDKSLTP; via the coding sequence ATGCGCTTCGCCGTAGACGGTGAGGGCGATCACGAAGTCACCTGCCTGAAGTGCGGGCACGACTTCGTCGCCACACTGGAAGCGGACGACCCGCCGGCCAAGTCCAAAAAGGCCAAGCCCGGCTCCGGCACTAAAGAGCGGCTGAGGGCCGAAAGCGCCAAGCCCGACCGGGCCACCAAGAGGGCTCGTCGCGACGACGATGACGAGGACGATGAGGACGACGACGCCCCCCGGAAGAAAAAGAAAAACGGGGGGAGCGACGGCGGGCAGCAAAAGCTCATCATCGCGGGCGCGGTCGCCGGGGTGCTGTTGCTCGGTGGCCTCGGCGCACTGATTTTCGCGCTCACGGGCTCGAACAAGGTCGCGAAGAACGACGCGCCGGCCGAAGTGAAGCCCCAGCCAACGAACGGCCCAGGGCCGGTGCCGAACCCCGGCCCGAACGCGAACCCGCCGAAGCCCGGCCCGGGGCCGAACACGAACGTGCCCCCCGGCCCGGGCGTGAACCCGCCGAAGAAGAACAACCCGCAGGAGCCCCCGCTCCCACCGCTCCCGCCGCCGCCGAAGGTCCGACCGACCGGCGGAAAGCTCACGACCACGACCGCGCTGGTAAAGGCCCCGCCGGTTCCGCCGCTGGCGCCGGACGAGGACCCGTTCGTCCGCGCCAAGACGTTCAAGCCCGACGGCCCGCTGCCGGTCCCCCCGGCGCTGCCGAAGGGCGCCCAGCGCCCGCTGCTGACGCTCGACTCGGGCGGCCACACCGGGTTCGTCGGCAAGGTGTTCTTCGACACGAAGAGCGACCAGATCATTACCGTCGGCGAGGACAAGGCCGTTCGGTTCTGGGACCCGACCACGAACGAAACGGTGAAAACGATCCGGTTCCCCGCGGGGCCGGGGCACGAGGGCTCGCTCCTCGCGGCCGCGATGTCCCGGTCCGGCAAGCGGCTCGCCGTCGCCGGGGAACCGCTTGCCAAGGTGAAACCCGGGCAGGTGCCGATCTACATCGTCGCGCCCGACACCGGCGCGCTCATCAAGCGCCTCGACGTGGGCAGCGCGGCCGTCACCGGTCTGAGCTTCTCCAACGACGGCAACTGGCTCGGCGTCGGGTGCGAGAACGGCGCGATCCAGATGGTGAACGTGTCCACTGGCGTCTCGTACCCCGCCCCCCCGATCAGCAAGGCGCAGGTGATGGAGGTGAAGTACAACCCGAACCCGAAGGCGAAACTGCTCGCCACCCTCGGGGCCGACCACTTCGTGCAGATCTGGAACTTCGCGGCGACCGCCCAGCACAAGGACTTCCCGATCCGCGGGGTCACGCCCTCGACGCTCGCCTGGAGCAGCGACGGCCAGACCCTCGCGGTCGGCACGACCACGGGCGAGATCATGCTCGGCACCGCGAACGGGCAGTTCCAAAAGAGCCTGACGCCCATCACCCACGGCGGCAAGCCGGTGCGCATTCACCAACTGCAATTCATGCCCAACGACCGCGAGATCGCCGTCGCGGGCGTGAGCCCCGGCGTCGGCGGGTGGACCGGCATCGTCTCGGCCGACAGCGGGGTGCCACGGGTCGGGGTCACGGCCCACAGCAACGTCGTGTTCGCGCTCGACGTCTCGGCCGATGGGAGCCAGGTCGTGTCCAGCGGCGGGAACCAGAACGAGACGCTGATCTGGAAATCGGACGACGCCAAGATCGAGCACCGGCTGGCCGGCACCGGGAACGGCGTGTGGGCGATCGCGTGGGCGAAGGACGGCAAGTCGATCGCGTGGGGCAACAGCAACAAGAAAGACGAAGGGGTGCTCGCATTGGAGAGCACCTTCCGGCTCGACGAGTTCGGCGTCGGCAACCCGCCCGACCCGTCCAAATACACCCAGACCGTAGAAAGCGACGACGCGGGGGTCAAACTGCGCACGGAAAAGAGCGTATTCATGGTCCAGACGGCCGGGCGCGATCCGGTCCTGGTCGCCCTCCCCGACCGCGAGCCGATCTACTCGGCCACCATCCTGCCAAAGGGGAACGCGGTGCTCGTGGGCGGGGTCCGGAACCTGTACATGGTCAACCCGGCGAACCTCGGGATCATGGGAAACTTCATCGGCCACAGCGGGAACGTGCTCTGCGTCACCCCGTCGCCGGACAGCAAATACTTCGCGACCGGGTCGTCCGACCAGACGATCCGCATCTGGCAGCGGAACCGCGAGGAGCCGATCCTGTCGATCTTCATCGCCGGGCGCGAGTGGATCGCGTGGACTCCGGAGGGGTACTACGCCTGCTCCGGCCAGGGCGAGCGCCTCATCGCCTGGCAGATCCAAGCGGCAGGGGTCAAGATCCCGCAGGTCCACCCGGCCGAGCGGTTCCGCTCGTCCATGTACCAGCCGGCGCTGCTCAAATACCTCATCCCCGCCGGCAACCTGCAAGCGGCGATGGCGATGGCCCAGAAGTTCGACAAGGCCCTCGTCCAGACGACCAACGTGGCCGACGTGCTCCCGCCGGAGGTCGCGCTCGACGGGTTCACCGAGACCGAGGTCAAGATCGACAAGGGCAGCTTCACCGTGAAGGCCCAGGCGACGAGCGCCAAACACCCGATCACCGCGATGCGGCTCCTCGTGAACGGGCGCCCCTTCAACGGGGCCGCCGGCGTGAAGCGGTTCGAGAACGCTCAGCCGAACACCCCCGCGGACGCCACCTGGGAAGTCCCGCTCGCGCCGGGGACGCACACCGTCGCCGTCATCGCGGACTCGCCCGTGAGCAAGGGCATGTCGAAGGTCGGGGTCGTGATCCGCTCGGGCGAGATTCCCAAACCGAACCTGTACGTCCTCGCGATGGGGGTGTCCGACTACCCCGGCAAGTTGAAGCTGCGGTACTGCGCCACCGACGCGGAAATGCTCGCCGCGGCGTTCAAGGAAAAATCGAAGGGCGTGTTCGCCAAGATCGAGGTGAAGCTCCTGACCGATAAGGACGCGACCAAGAAGGGCATCCGCGACGGGCTGGACTGGATGAAGTCGAAGATGACGCCCCAGGACGTGGGCGTGGTCTCGTTCTCCGGCCACGGGATGCGCGACGATTTCAACCGGTTCTACCTGGTGCCGTTCGACGTCCAGCCGGACGACTTCGAGGGCACGTCGTGCCTGCCCGGGGACGAGTTCAAGTCCCGGCTCGACAACATGCCCGGCCGGCTGGTCGCCATTCTGGACGCCTGTCACTCGGGCTCGGTCGCCGAGAAGGAGCGCGCGCCGGCCCAGGCCGACACCCTCGTCCGCGACCTGACGGCCGAGGACTCCGGGGTGATCGTCATGTGCGCCTCGCTCGGGCGCGAGTACGCCATCGAGAGCCCGATCAGCAAGGCCGGGTTCTTCACGCTCGGGCTGGTCGAGGGGATGTCCGGGTACGGCGACATCGACGAGGACGGGGTCGTGTACATCCACGAGCTCGACATGTACGCGACGGCCCGCGTGCGCCAACTGAGCGGCGGGTCACAGAACCCGACGCTCGGGCGCCCGTCGGCCGTCCGGCCGTTCGCCATCGCGAAGCCCGAGAACCCGCTGCGGGCCGAAGACCCGAAACCGGCGCCCGCCCCGAGCAAGCCGCCGGCACCGAGTACCCCGCCCGCGTCAACCAACCCGTCGGCACCGGGCACCCCGACGGGGCCGGCCACGCCGGGTAGCCCGAACAAGCCGCCGCCGCCGTTCAAACCGCCGGTGTCGGACAAATCGCTCACGCCTTGA